From a single Lactococcus carnosus genomic region:
- a CDS encoding (S)-acetoin forming diacetyl reductase — MGNATKKVAFITGAGQGIGEAISYRLATDGFHVAVADFNLETATEVAKALNSKFGDNTAIPIKVDVSDREGVMQAVDEAVAHFGDLHVIVNNAGLGPQTPIETFTYDEYRKVYDVNVGGTYWGIQAAVKSFKKLGHGGKIINASSQAGQVGNPGLAVYGGTKFAIRGITQTAAKDLAPLGITVNAFCPGIVKTPMMMGIAEQTGKEAGKDTEWGLKQFSQNITLGRLSEPSDVAACVSYLAGSDSDYMTGQALIIDGGMVFN, encoded by the coding sequence ATGGGAAACGCAACAAAAAAAGTAGCATTTATTACTGGCGCAGGACAAGGCATTGGAGAAGCAATCAGCTATCGATTGGCTACTGACGGGTTTCATGTAGCAGTTGCCGATTTCAATCTTGAAACAGCTACTGAAGTAGCAAAAGCGCTAAACAGCAAATTTGGTGATAACACAGCTATCCCAATTAAAGTTGATGTCTCAGACAGAGAAGGTGTCATGCAGGCAGTCGACGAAGCTGTCGCGCATTTTGGCGATTTGCATGTGATCGTCAATAATGCAGGCTTAGGACCACAAACACCAATTGAAACATTTACTTATGATGAGTATCGAAAAGTATATGATGTGAATGTAGGTGGGACTTATTGGGGTATCCAAGCTGCAGTTAAATCATTTAAAAAATTAGGACATGGCGGAAAAATCATTAATGCTTCTTCACAAGCAGGCCAAGTTGGGAATCCTGGATTAGCTGTCTATGGTGGGACTAAGTTTGCAATTAGAGGGATCACACAAACTGCTGCTAAAGACTTAGCACCTTTAGGCATAACAGTTAATGCCTTTTGTCCTGGTATCGTTAAGACACCTATGATGATGGGTATTGCTGAACAAACTGGTAAAGAAGCAGGAAAAGATACTGAATGGGGACTTAAACAATTCTCTCAAAACATCACTTTGGGTAGATTGTCAGAACCTTCTGATGTCGCGGCTTGTGTATCATATTTGGCAGGTAGTGATTCCGATTACATGACAGGTCAAGCCCTCATCATCGATGGTGGTATGGTATTTAATTAA
- the mnmE gene encoding tRNA uridine-5-carboxymethylaminomethyl(34) synthesis GTPase MnmE → MITKEFDTIAAISTPLGEGAIGIVRLSGQDAITIADKVFTGKNLSLCDSHTLNYGHIKEETRTLDEVMVGVMKAPKTFTREDVVEINTHGGIAVMNEILQLLLRNGARMAEPGEFTKRAFLNGRMDLSQAEAVMDLIRAKTDQAMTIAVQQLDGSLSTLINNTRQHILETLAQVEVNIDYPEYDDVEELTTKLLREKTADFRTLLDNLLKTAKRGKILREGLSTAIIGRPNVGKSSLLNHLLREDKAIVTDVAGTTRDVIEEYVNINGVPLKLVDTAGIRETDDIVEKIGVERSHKALAEADLVLLVLNANEALTPQDEQLLALSADSNRIILLNKTDLPEKIELNNLPEGVIKISVIEDTNIDKIEDKINDLFFENAGLVEQDATYLSNSRHIALIEQALEALDAVNTGLDNGMPVDLVQVDMTRTWEILGEITGDAAPDELITQLFSQFCLGK, encoded by the coding sequence ATGATAACTAAAGAATTTGATACGATTGCTGCAATATCGACACCACTTGGTGAGGGCGCTATCGGTATCGTCCGACTTTCTGGACAAGATGCGATTACGATCGCAGACAAGGTATTTACTGGAAAAAATCTGAGCTTATGCGATAGTCATACGTTGAACTATGGCCATATCAAAGAAGAGACGCGCACTCTTGATGAAGTCATGGTGGGTGTTATGAAGGCGCCCAAAACCTTCACGCGCGAAGATGTCGTTGAGATTAACACGCATGGTGGGATTGCTGTCATGAACGAAATCCTCCAACTCTTACTCCGAAATGGTGCAAGAATGGCTGAACCAGGCGAGTTTACAAAGCGTGCCTTCTTAAATGGTCGGATGGACCTGTCACAGGCTGAGGCTGTCATGGATCTTATCCGTGCCAAAACCGATCAGGCGATGACGATTGCTGTCCAACAGCTAGATGGTAGTCTATCTACTTTGATCAACAATACACGACAACATATCCTGGAAACACTGGCTCAAGTCGAGGTCAATATCGACTATCCTGAGTATGATGATGTTGAAGAACTCACAACAAAACTCTTACGTGAAAAAACGGCCGATTTCAGAACACTGCTGGATAACTTATTAAAAACTGCTAAACGTGGTAAAATTCTTCGAGAAGGCTTATCCACGGCCATCATCGGTCGACCAAACGTCGGCAAATCAAGCCTACTTAATCACTTGCTACGTGAAGATAAGGCCATCGTTACTGATGTTGCGGGAACCACGCGCGATGTCATCGAAGAGTATGTGAATATTAACGGTGTTCCTTTGAAGCTTGTCGATACTGCTGGTATCCGTGAGACAGACGATATCGTCGAAAAAATTGGTGTCGAACGCTCACACAAGGCACTAGCAGAGGCTGATTTAGTCTTACTTGTCTTGAACGCAAATGAAGCACTAACACCTCAAGATGAGCAATTATTGGCGCTCAGCGCAGACAGCAACCGGATTATCTTACTCAACAAAACAGACTTACCTGAAAAGATTGAGCTAAACAACTTACCTGAAGGTGTCATCAAGATTTCGGTAATAGAGGATACCAACATTGATAAAATAGAGGATAAGATAAATGACCTCTTCTTTGAAAATGCTGGCCTTGTTGAGCAAGATGCCACCTACCTCTCAAATTCTCGCCATATCGCCTTGATTGAGCAAGCACTGGAGGCACTAGATGCTGTAAATACTGGTCTTGATAACGGGATGCCTGTCGATCTTGTTCAAGTTGATATGACCCGTACTTGGGAAATTCTTGGTGAAATCACTGGAGATGCTGCACCGGATGAATTAATCACCCAATTATTTAGCCAATTCTGTCTTGGAAAATAA
- a CDS encoding peptide MFS transporter: MIAAEDEEQQKGLFGLAKGFPTILGTEFAERFSYYGMKAILLYYIINTAAQGGLGLPRADGVAISSLYGALIYMSTILGGWLSDRIFGASKIVIIGGVFILAGHIVLALPFGEISLLISLALLIIGTGMLKPNVSTLVGSVVKDEKDADVAFSIFYVAINVGSFLSPALVSALQIRYGFHVAFSAAAVVMGLGLAIYTWGYARYLRHQVDVSAPNPISKAERGKICWTIIGLCLLIGGAFFASVMTHTFSVQSLSNVVTVAAVLLTIYYFTHILSSKLVTSPEKRKVVAYIPIFLSGVALWAVEEGGGTIVAEFVTRSDHHFIGLKIADAMIQSVNPFVVVFGTAAMAVVYKMFADKLPNLFQRYAIGIALVGVSYLLLLQPAMTGRGFSANWIVLSLAVVAFGEVLISPISLAVTNRLAPKAFESQMMAIWFLSNSVGQGINASLSGFYLKHTTLYFGIYAAVPILFAVGLLFGAKKLTAMIA, encoded by the coding sequence ATGATAGCAGCAGAAGATGAGGAACAGCAAAAAGGCCTATTTGGCCTTGCCAAAGGATTTCCAACCATTTTAGGGACGGAATTTGCCGAGCGTTTCTCATATTATGGCATGAAAGCCATTCTACTTTACTATATTATTAATACAGCAGCACAAGGTGGACTAGGGCTACCACGGGCTGATGGTGTCGCAATTTCTTCTTTATATGGGGCACTTATTTATATGTCAACCATTTTAGGTGGGTGGCTATCAGACAGAATCTTTGGGGCTTCAAAGATTGTGATTATTGGTGGTGTCTTTATTTTAGCGGGTCATATTGTCCTTGCGCTACCTTTTGGTGAAATCAGTTTACTGATCTCACTTGCCCTATTGATTATTGGCACAGGGATGCTAAAACCTAATGTGTCTACTTTAGTTGGTAGTGTGGTCAAGGATGAAAAAGATGCTGATGTCGCCTTTTCAATCTTTTATGTCGCTATCAATGTAGGTAGTTTTCTATCACCAGCTCTGGTTTCTGCCTTACAAATTCGCTACGGTTTCCACGTTGCTTTTTCAGCTGCCGCAGTTGTAATGGGTCTAGGTCTCGCTATCTATACTTGGGGATATGCGAGATACCTAAGACATCAGGTCGATGTTTCTGCTCCTAATCCGATTTCAAAAGCAGAGCGGGGCAAAATATGTTGGACAATTATTGGCCTGTGTCTGCTAATTGGTGGTGCATTTTTCGCAAGTGTCATGACGCATACTTTTTCTGTTCAGTCCCTTTCAAATGTGGTCACAGTTGCAGCAGTCTTGCTAACGATTTACTATTTTACACATATTTTAAGCAGTAAGCTTGTTACGTCTCCTGAAAAACGTAAGGTTGTCGCTTATATTCCTATCTTTCTATCAGGGGTGGCACTTTGGGCTGTAGAAGAAGGAGGCGGCACGATTGTGGCAGAGTTTGTGACGCGGTCTGACCACCATTTTATCGGGCTTAAGATTGCAGATGCCATGATCCAATCCGTCAATCCGTTTGTCGTCGTATTTGGTACAGCAGCTATGGCAGTCGTTTATAAGATGTTTGCAGACAAGTTACCCAACTTGTTTCAACGGTATGCGATTGGGATTGCCTTAGTTGGGGTAAGTTATTTACTCTTGCTACAACCTGCTATGACTGGACGTGGGTTCTCAGCAAACTGGATTGTCCTATCTCTAGCCGTTGTCGCCTTTGGTGAAGTATTAATTTCACCAATTTCACTGGCAGTAACCAATCGATTAGCACCAAAAGCATTTGAGTCACAGATGATGGCTATCTGGTTTCTATCTAATTCAGTTGGTCAAGGGATCAATGCCAGTTTATCAGGCTTTTATCTGAAGCATACGACACTTTATTTTGGTATCTATGCGGCAGTACCCATTTTATTTGCAGTTGGCTTGCTCTTTGGTGCCAAGAAGTTGACTGCCATGATTGCTTAA
- a CDS encoding SDR family NAD(P)-dependent oxidoreductase — protein MMKKVVAITGASNGMGFEAAKLFAANGWLVYGGARRVEKIPIRPNVHALSLDVTDNSSNKAFIQTILAEAGRIDVLINNAGYGEYGPVEDIPLDNARNQFETNFFGAADLGQLVLPIMRQQESGRIINVSSIGGDVYMPLGAYYHATKAALQHWSDSLDMEVKQFGVRSITVQPGLTRSGWGDIAMANAKKNLIATSVYTPLLDRVGGLLSTNAHAIGASSESLAALFYTAATDKRVKRRYFHSLSDRTLVWLARSHPNLFKKGFETVFKYLGKRSDKA, from the coding sequence ATGATGAAAAAAGTTGTCGCGATTACTGGAGCAAGTAATGGGATGGGATTCGAAGCAGCTAAGCTGTTTGCAGCCAATGGCTGGCTAGTTTATGGTGGTGCTAGACGTGTGGAGAAAATCCCGATAAGACCTAATGTTCATGCCTTATCACTAGATGTAACGGATAATAGCTCAAATAAGGCATTCATCCAGACGATTTTAGCCGAAGCCGGCCGTATTGATGTGTTAATTAATAATGCAGGCTACGGAGAATATGGTCCTGTTGAAGATATACCACTTGACAATGCTAGAAACCAGTTTGAAACTAACTTCTTTGGTGCCGCTGATCTCGGCCAATTAGTGCTACCGATTATGAGACAGCAAGAATCGGGTAGGATTATCAATGTCTCCTCTATTGGGGGAGATGTCTACATGCCCTTGGGTGCCTACTATCATGCAACGAAAGCTGCACTACAACATTGGAGTGACTCTCTTGATATGGAAGTTAAACAATTTGGTGTGCGTTCGATTACGGTACAACCAGGTTTGACACGATCAGGATGGGGAGATATCGCGATGGCTAATGCTAAGAAAAACTTAATAGCAACCTCAGTTTATACACCCTTACTTGACCGTGTTGGTGGGTTATTAAGCACAAACGCCCATGCCATCGGTGCAAGCTCAGAAAGCCTTGCAGCACTCTTTTATACCGCCGCAACTGATAAACGGGTAAAACGGCGTTACTTTCATAGCCTGAGTGATCGCACATTAGTTTGGCTAGCAAGATCACATCCCAATTTGTTTAAGAAGGGGTTTGAGACTGTTTTCAAATATCTAGGAAAACGGTCGGATAAAGCATAA
- the recG gene encoding ATP-dependent DNA helicase RecG gives MNLTDSIQFLKGVGPKSAERYQQLGIFTVSDLLTYFPFRYDDFAAKPIFELIDGEKTTIVGTVVTPANVSYYGARRNRLVFKIKQGEAVISVSFFNQPYLQSKVELDAEIAIYGKWDAKKMSITGMKILAQVENSFQPVYHVMQGIKQSALVTLLQTVFDAGVGELITENLPESLVQKYRLVDRKTAVHDMHFPIDEAAHHQALRRMKFEELFYFQLKLQALRLKDKALAFGLTIKIDEQLLAAKISRLPFDLTGAQSQSLREILDDMASPYHMNRLLQGDVGSGKTVVASLAMYAAVQAGFQAALMVPTEILANQHYESLQELFPELSVGLLTGGMKTAERRLLLAGLEDGSIQMVTGTHALIQDAVNYQSLGLVITDEQHRFGVKQRRVFREKGQNPDVLMMTATPIPRTLAITAFGDMDVSIINELPAGRKPITTRWVKHEQLSPSILPWVADEVLKGAQVYFISPLIEESEMMDLKNATDLFEELTAFFGDKARVALLHGRLKNTEKDQIMLDFKAKKYDVLVSTTVIEVGVNVPNATIMVIMDADRFGLSQLHQLRGRVGRGEKKSYTILIANPKSDGGKRRMQIMTETQNGFVLAEEDLKMRGSGEIFGTRQSGLPEFSVADIVNDYPILEVAREEAVAIFQDPQWSEKPENQLLVASLTEDDVFD, from the coding sequence ATGAATCTCACAGACTCGATCCAATTTTTGAAAGGTGTAGGACCAAAATCCGCCGAGCGATATCAGCAGCTGGGTATTTTTACTGTGTCTGACTTATTGACTTATTTTCCTTTTCGCTATGATGACTTTGCAGCTAAGCCAATATTTGAGTTGATAGATGGTGAAAAGACGACTATTGTCGGGACGGTAGTCACACCTGCAAATGTTAGTTACTATGGTGCACGACGAAATCGCTTAGTCTTTAAAATCAAGCAAGGTGAAGCGGTTATTTCAGTTAGCTTTTTTAATCAGCCTTATCTCCAAAGTAAGGTTGAGTTAGATGCTGAAATTGCCATCTATGGTAAATGGGATGCTAAAAAGATGAGCATCACTGGCATGAAAATTCTCGCGCAGGTTGAGAATAGTTTTCAGCCCGTCTATCATGTCATGCAAGGGATCAAACAATCAGCCTTAGTAACGCTTTTACAAACTGTTTTTGATGCAGGTGTGGGTGAGTTGATCACTGAAAATCTACCAGAGTCATTAGTGCAAAAATATAGATTAGTTGATCGAAAGACTGCTGTACATGATATGCATTTCCCAATAGATGAAGCAGCACATCATCAGGCATTGCGCCGGATGAAGTTTGAAGAGTTGTTTTATTTTCAGCTGAAGCTACAAGCCCTTCGTTTAAAAGATAAGGCGCTTGCCTTTGGCTTGACGATCAAAATCGATGAGCAGCTACTTGCGGCTAAAATTAGTCGGCTTCCTTTCGATTTAACGGGCGCTCAAAGTCAGTCGTTAAGAGAAATTCTAGATGACATGGCAAGTCCCTATCATATGAATCGCTTGCTACAAGGCGATGTCGGGAGTGGTAAGACGGTCGTTGCGAGTTTGGCCATGTATGCGGCTGTTCAGGCGGGGTTTCAAGCGGCCTTAATGGTACCGACTGAAATATTAGCTAATCAACACTATGAAAGCTTGCAGGAGCTCTTTCCTGAGCTCTCAGTAGGTCTCTTAACAGGTGGAATGAAAACAGCAGAACGTCGCCTGTTATTAGCTGGTCTTGAGGACGGGTCAATTCAGATGGTCACAGGGACACATGCCCTGATCCAGGACGCAGTCAATTATCAGTCACTTGGGCTGGTCATCACGGATGAACAGCATCGCTTTGGTGTCAAACAACGTCGTGTTTTTCGTGAGAAAGGACAGAACCCGGATGTCTTGATGATGACGGCAACGCCAATTCCAAGAACGCTTGCCATCACAGCATTTGGGGATATGGATGTCTCGATTATCAACGAATTACCTGCAGGTAGAAAACCAATCACAACACGTTGGGTTAAGCATGAGCAGCTAAGCCCTAGTATCTTACCTTGGGTCGCTGATGAAGTGCTCAAGGGTGCTCAAGTTTACTTTATCTCACCACTTATAGAAGAAAGTGAGATGATGGACTTAAAGAACGCAACGGATCTATTTGAGGAGTTAACAGCATTTTTCGGTGATAAAGCACGTGTTGCCTTACTTCATGGTAGATTAAAAAACACTGAAAAAGATCAGATTATGTTGGACTTCAAGGCGAAAAAATATGATGTTTTAGTCTCAACAACAGTTATCGAGGTCGGTGTTAATGTCCCCAACGCAACAATTATGGTCATCATGGATGCTGATCGCTTTGGGCTATCACAGCTGCATCAATTACGTGGTCGTGTCGGCCGTGGTGAAAAAAAATCCTATACCATCCTGATAGCTAACCCAAAATCTGATGGTGGTAAGCGTCGGATGCAAATCATGACAGAAACCCAAAATGGTTTTGTTTTAGCTGAAGAAGACCTGAAAATGCGGGGCAGTGGGGAGATTTTTGGGACACGACAATCTGGTCTGCCAGAGTTCTCTGTGGCAGATATCGTTAACGACTATCCGATTTTGGAGGTTGCGCGTGAGGAAGCAGTCGCGATTTTTCAAGATCCTCAGTGGTCTGAAAAACCTGAAAATCAACTGCTTGTTGCAAGTTTAACAGAAGATGATGTCTTTGACTGA
- a CDS encoding DUF1648 domain-containing protein — translation MDILNELSLPIQLHAFGEGSPLDYRVQQEAHIAFKVANIKVALFVDHIYSKICYLFLVLGIGFLCATIYLYIKLPNVIPVHWGSSFKVDSWGRKETLFILPVSLFVCLMLSIKKFIHAHETNPFRIMAAELIVLGVLTLLVIAMSYVYPIYFSLL, via the coding sequence GTGGATATCTTAAATGAGTTATCCTTACCGATTCAGTTACATGCTTTTGGTGAGGGGTCACCTCTTGACTATCGGGTTCAGCAAGAAGCTCATATTGCTTTTAAGGTAGCTAATATAAAAGTTGCTTTGTTTGTCGATCATATCTATTCAAAAATTTGTTATCTGTTTCTGGTTTTAGGGATAGGGTTTTTATGTGCCACGATTTATCTATATATTAAACTGCCAAACGTCATTCCTGTACATTGGGGATCATCATTTAAGGTGGATAGCTGGGGAAGAAAAGAAACTCTTTTTATCCTTCCAGTATCGTTATTTGTTTGTTTGATGTTATCCATCAAAAAATTTATCCATGCACATGAGACAAATCCGTTCAGGATCATGGCTGCTGAGCTGATTGTGTTAGGTGTTTTGACTTTACTAGTGATTGCAATGAGTTATGTTTATCCCATTTATTTTTCGTTATTATAA
- a CDS encoding YlbF family regulator → MNIYDTMNQLERELRALPEYQAVVAALSAVKADEVASELYTKFMAVQMKMQAGQLQEESEQKEAQELFMSLQDNAVMAELLTKEQALQTITGDLQDIIFKPLQELYGQ, encoded by the coding sequence ATGAATATATATGACACAATGAACCAACTCGAACGTGAATTACGCGCTTTACCAGAATATCAAGCAGTTGTTGCTGCACTTTCAGCTGTAAAAGCAGATGAAGTTGCGAGTGAGCTATATACTAAATTTATGGCTGTCCAAATGAAGATGCAAGCTGGTCAACTTCAGGAAGAATCAGAGCAAAAAGAAGCCCAAGAATTGTTCATGAGCTTGCAAGATAATGCTGTCATGGCTGAGCTTTTGACGAAAGAACAAGCGCTACAAACGATCACTGGTGACTTACAAGATATCATCTTTAAACCACTACAAGAGCTATACGGTCAATAA
- a CDS encoding zinc ribbon domain-containing protein YjdM, translating into METPKCVTCGSEFTYELSDTTFGCSECGNEFTALDITAATDTDKFSVVDSVGIALADGDDVIIIQDLAVKGMPKPIKKGTKAKNIRINENGKNGHFIDAKIDGFGAMGLKGSVVKKA; encoded by the coding sequence ATGGAAACACCAAAATGCGTTACCTGTGGGAGTGAATTTACTTATGAGTTATCAGACACAACCTTTGGTTGCTCTGAGTGTGGTAATGAGTTCACAGCTTTAGATATAACAGCTGCTACGGACACTGATAAATTCTCTGTAGTGGATTCTGTTGGTATTGCCTTAGCTGACGGAGATGATGTGATTATCATTCAAGATTTAGCTGTTAAAGGCATGCCAAAACCAATCAAAAAAGGAACTAAGGCTAAGAATATTAGAATCAATGAAAATGGTAAAAATGGTCATTTTATTGATGCTAAGATAGATGGGTTTGGTGCAATGGGTCTTAAAGGATCGGTTGTCAAAAAAGCATAA
- the gap gene encoding type I glyceraldehyde-3-phosphate dehydrogenase — protein MVVKVGINGFGRIGRLAFRRIQNVEGVEVVAINDLTDPAMLAHLLKYDTTQGRFDGKVEVKEGGFEVNGKFVKVTAESNPANINWAEDDAQIVLEATGFFATKEKAELHLHAKGAKQVVITAPGGNDVKTIVFNTNHEILTGEETVISGASCTTNCLAPMADALNKNFGLKVGTMTTIHGYTGDQMTLDGPHRGGDFRRARAAAENITPNTTGAAKAIGLVLPELNGKLQGHAQRVPVPTGSLTELVTVLDKKVTVEEVNAAMKAVANESYGYNEDEIVSSDIVGISNSSLFDATQTEVTEANGVQLVKTVAWYDNEMSYTSNLVRTLEYFAKLAK, from the coding sequence ATGGTAGTTAAAGTTGGTATTAACGGTTTTGGCCGTATCGGTCGTCTTGCTTTTCGTCGTATTCAAAATGTTGAAGGTGTTGAAGTAGTTGCAATCAACGATCTTACAGATCCAGCAATGCTTGCTCACTTGTTGAAATATGACACAACTCAAGGTCGCTTTGACGGTAAAGTTGAAGTTAAAGAAGGCGGATTTGAAGTTAACGGTAAATTCGTTAAAGTTACTGCAGAATCTAACCCAGCTAACATCAACTGGGCTGAAGATGACGCACAAATCGTTCTTGAAGCAACTGGTTTCTTCGCAACTAAAGAAAAAGCTGAATTGCATTTACACGCTAAAGGTGCTAAACAAGTTGTTATCACTGCACCTGGTGGAAATGATGTTAAAACAATCGTTTTCAACACTAACCACGAAATCTTGACTGGTGAAGAAACAGTTATCTCTGGTGCTTCATGTACGACTAACTGTCTTGCACCAATGGCTGATGCTTTGAATAAAAACTTCGGTCTTAAAGTTGGTACTATGACAACTATCCACGGTTATACTGGTGACCAAATGACACTTGATGGTCCTCACCGTGGTGGAGATTTCCGTCGCGCACGTGCTGCAGCTGAAAACATCACACCTAACACAACTGGTGCTGCTAAAGCTATCGGTCTTGTATTACCAGAATTAAACGGTAAACTTCAAGGTCATGCACAACGTGTACCAGTTCCAACTGGTTCATTAACAGAACTTGTTACTGTTCTTGACAAAAAAGTTACAGTTGAAGAAGTTAACGCTGCTATGAAAGCTGTTGCTAACGAATCTTACGGTTACAACGAAGATGAAATCGTTTCATCTGATATCGTAGGTATCTCTAACTCTTCACTTTTTGATGCTACTCAAACTGAAGTTACTGAAGCTAACGGCGTTCAATTAGTTAAAACAGTTGCATGGTATGACAACGAAATGTCTTACACATCTAACCTTGTTCGTACACTTGAATACTTCGCTAAACTCGCTAAATAA
- a CDS encoding DUF536 domain-containing protein, with translation MNMTSNTVTELAEAFGVTRQAINNRVKKLAEEYLSKNDRGVTVVNEAGIEILEQHYGKKILVAETDLEADNHTDQVDFDKLINQLLADKNLEIARLSEQITIKDGQIAEKDKQLDQQQQLTAKALTEREQSLIELADEKSKGFFARLFKK, from the coding sequence ATGAATATGACAAGCAACACTGTAACAGAGCTGGCTGAAGCATTTGGTGTAACACGTCAAGCCATTAATAACCGTGTGAAAAAACTTGCTGAGGAATATCTTAGTAAGAATGATCGTGGTGTAACAGTCGTTAATGAAGCAGGCATTGAGATCTTGGAACAACACTACGGTAAAAAGATTCTTGTAGCAGAAACTGATCTTGAAGCAGATAATCATACTGATCAAGTAGACTTTGATAAGTTAATTAATCAGTTACTAGCTGACAAAAATTTGGAAATAGCAAGACTTTCTGAGCAGATTACGATAAAAGATGGTCAAATTGCAGAGAAAGATAAGCAATTAGATCAGCAACAACAGTTGACAGCTAAGGCTTTGACTGAGCGGGAACAGTCTTTAATTGAATTGGCTGATGAAAAATCAAAAGGTTTTTTTGCTAGATTATTTAAAAAGTAA